A single Bacillus sp. HMF5848 DNA region contains:
- a CDS encoding carbon-nitrogen family hydrolase, giving the protein MIISCVQMDIVFGDPEENITKVQQKIEQAVNEHSPDVIVLPELWTTGYDLARLDDIADSEGLETKRVLSALAKRHSVNIVAGSIAMQHTNYSVTNTMFVFNREGEVIGEYSKLHLFKLMNEHKYLHAGNKLGMFAVEGQQAAGVICYDIRFPEWIRLHATTGATIIFVVAQWPLPRLYHWRQLLISRAIENQCYIVACNRAGKDPDNVFAGHSMVIDPWGDVLVEADAEEAIISTEINISKVKKVRDQIPIFTDRRPELY; this is encoded by the coding sequence AAATCGAGCAAGCTGTTAATGAACATTCACCTGATGTAATTGTGTTGCCGGAATTATGGACAACAGGCTATGACTTAGCTAGACTAGATGACATTGCTGATAGCGAAGGGCTTGAAACGAAAAGGGTATTATCAGCGCTTGCTAAGAGGCACAGTGTGAATATAGTTGCTGGATCCATAGCAATGCAACATACTAATTATTCTGTCACGAACACAATGTTTGTGTTTAATCGCGAAGGTGAGGTAATTGGTGAATATAGTAAGCTGCATCTTTTTAAACTGATGAATGAACACAAATATTTACATGCAGGTAACAAGCTTGGAATGTTTGCAGTTGAAGGGCAACAAGCAGCAGGTGTGATTTGCTATGACATCCGTTTTCCGGAGTGGATACGTCTTCATGCGACAACAGGCGCTACGATAATTTTTGTTGTAGCACAATGGCCATTACCAAGATTGTATCACTGGCGCCAGTTATTAATTAGCCGGGCGATAGAAAATCAGTGTTATATCGTAGCTTGTAATCGTGCCGGAAAAGATCCTGATAATGTGTTTGCTGGTCATTCAATGGTGATTGATCCTTGGGGAGATGTGTTGGTAGAGGCGGACGCTGAAGAGGCAATTATTTCGACCGAGATAAATATCTCTAAGGTGAAGAAAGTACGAGATCAAATACCAATTTTTACAGACCGTCGTCCAGAGTTATATTAA